The following are encoded in a window of Rosa chinensis cultivar Old Blush chromosome 4, RchiOBHm-V2, whole genome shotgun sequence genomic DNA:
- the LOC112196224 gene encoding nicotianamine synthase 3 produces the protein MPLTSIVMATHHMKSTHFDNFDIDDKANEVACRIVASDTELEKRMKFETRDIMKVRERLAEYDCIFLVALVGMYKEDKVKILRHIRKYMKEGSFLLVRSAKGSRAFLYPVIQEHDLLGFELLTIFHPNQWRTQEYISLGAGFK, from the coding sequence ATGCCTCTCACTTCCATTGTAATGGCTACCCATCACATGAAGTCCACTCATTTCGATAACTTTGATATCGATGACAAGGCCAATGAGGTGGCTTGCCGGATTGTTGCCTCGGATACTGAGCTAGAGAAGAGGATGAAATTTGAGACTCGTGATATCATGAAAGTTCGGGAGAGGCTTGCCGAGTATGATTGCATATTTTTGGTAGCTCTGGTGGGAATGTACAAAGAAGACAAGGTGAAGATTCTCAGGCATATTAGGAAGTATATGAAGGAAGGAAGCTTTTTGCTTGTGAGGAGTGCAAAAGGGTCTAGGGCATTCTTGTACCCTGTTATTCAGGAGCATGACTTGCTGGGCTTTGAGCTTCTAACAATCTTCCATCCCAATCAGTGGCGGACGCAGGAATATATATCTCTGGGGGCAGGTTTCAAGTGA